In Thiospirochaeta perfilievii, a single window of DNA contains:
- a CDS encoding hybrid sensor histidine kinase/response regulator, which produces MESIYSLFRYLTPLVYWMLILLWLFIFSFYIRRIKRKKYSDTLLRTLFIILSIDSLRTLLESTYFGFWYTSLSGLLPIYIFDFLSQPQIVFFPKILNLVVSLLIIFILLKKWIPMEDKRLKKMKTNIEIYQAAFDQSPVSIVITNTNGDIQYVNKKVCSFTGYSEKELIGQNPRVLKSGELDDSFYKEVWSTITSGDTWKGTFINKKKSGEVYWEDAQISPLYQRGKITHFIATKVDITEKIKIQEQLQHKNKMDSIGKLAGGMAHDFNNVLTGIISAAQLLKSPKRNLDEKSIIYADLILKSSERATDIIKKLMIFSRKGTVTTSTIDINKILDDVVSILEGTIDKKIEILINKGATKRKFIGNYSAIESSILNICINASHAILSGGQIHINTKNISIDKNYCDSSTFDILPGEYIEIGIKDSGCGIPNDNIKKIFEPFYTTKEQGKGTGLGLFTVYSTIKDHQGSLDVQSQEGVGTIFSILLPCSDNAIEKEDKITPIFSGSSTVLVVDDEEFNRILNKDLLESLGYKVLLAKDGEESVEIFRKNHLEIDLVLMDMIMPKMSGSEAFYKMREIDENCNVVITSGNAENGMIKVLIEQGVADFISKPYKISELSKVLARNMRK; this is translated from the coding sequence ATGGAATCAATATATTCTCTCTTTAGATATTTAACACCTTTAGTTTATTGGATGCTAATCCTATTATGGTTATTCATTTTTAGCTTCTATATTAGAAGAATAAAAAGGAAAAAATATAGCGATACACTGTTAAGAACTCTTTTTATAATTCTCTCTATTGACTCATTAAGAACTCTTTTAGAGAGTACTTACTTTGGGTTCTGGTATACATCCCTTTCTGGCTTATTACCAATCTATATATTTGATTTTCTGTCCCAACCACAAATAGTTTTTTTCCCTAAGATTTTAAATTTAGTAGTTTCACTGTTAATCATCTTTATTCTATTAAAAAAGTGGATACCTATGGAGGATAAACGTCTTAAAAAGATGAAAACAAATATAGAAATCTATCAAGCTGCATTTGATCAAAGTCCAGTTTCTATCGTTATTACAAATACAAATGGAGATATTCAGTATGTTAATAAAAAGGTCTGTAGTTTTACAGGTTATTCAGAGAAAGAGCTTATAGGTCAAAATCCAAGAGTACTAAAAAGTGGAGAGTTAGATGATAGTTTTTATAAAGAGGTATGGAGTACTATAACATCTGGAGATACATGGAAAGGGACATTTATAAACAAAAAAAAGAGTGGAGAAGTTTATTGGGAGGATGCCCAAATATCTCCTCTATATCAAAGGGGAAAAATCACTCATTTTATAGCAACTAAGGTTGATATCACTGAAAAAATAAAAATACAGGAACAACTACAACATAAGAACAAGATGGATTCTATTGGTAAGCTTGCAGGTGGAATGGCTCATGATTTTAACAATGTATTAACCGGTATAATAAGTGCTGCTCAACTTCTTAAATCACCTAAAAGAAATCTTGATGAAAAGAGTATTATCTACGCAGATCTTATTCTTAAATCTTCAGAAAGGGCGACAGATATTATTAAAAAATTAATGATATTTAGTAGAAAAGGAACAGTTACAACTTCAACAATTGATATTAATAAAATATTAGATGATGTTGTTTCGATTCTAGAAGGTACAATAGATAAAAAAATTGAAATACTAATAAACAAAGGTGCAACAAAAAGAAAATTTATTGGTAATTATTCAGCCATAGAGAGCTCAATATTAAATATCTGTATTAACGCTAGTCATGCAATACTCTCTGGTGGCCAAATCCATATTAATACAAAAAATATCTCTATTGATAAAAATTATTGTGATTCAAGCACCTTTGATATTTTACCTGGAGAGTATATAGAAATAGGTATAAAAGATTCAGGTTGTGGTATTCCAAATGATAATATTAAAAAAATATTTGAACCATTTTATACTACTAAGGAACAGGGGAAGGGGACTGGATTAGGCTTATTTACAGTATATAGCACTATTAAGGATCATCAAGGTAGTTTAGATGTTCAATCCCAAGAAGGAGTAGGTACAATATTCTCTATATTACTACCATGTTCAGATAATGCTATTGAAAAGGAGGATAAGATAACTCCTATTTTTAGTGGTTCAAGTACAGTCTTAGTAGTAGATGATGAGGAGTTTAATAGAATATTAAATAAAGATCTTCTTGAATCTCTAGGATATAAAGTTTTATTAGCTAAAGATGGAGAAGAATCAGTTGAAATATTTCGTAAAAATCATTTAGAGATTGATTTGGTTCTTATGGATATGATTATGCCTAAAATGAGTGGTTCAGAAGCATTTTATAAAATGAGAGAGATAGATGAAAATTGCAACGTAGTTATTACATCTGGTAATGCTGAAAATGGGATGATAAAAGTTTTAATTGAACAAGGGGTAGCAGATTTTATCTCAAAACCATATAAAATCTCTGAACTTAGTAAGGTTTTGGCTAGAAATATGAGAAAGTAG
- a CDS encoding ligand-binding sensor domain-containing protein, producing MVNKKFYIFLIILKSLLLEASDTPYIFDIINKEQGLSSNAVSSIQQDSRGFLWLGTKSGLNYYDGYEFKVFHNDPFNDNSLAHDLVQTLYIDKDDTVWAGTYNGISRLDIATEKFTNYVYNSEDENSISNPIVTGLDRDNFGNLWIATLGGLNRLNLETGKIVRYLNNPEDSTSLMNNVVRSVMVDSKNRVWIGNLSGLDLYNPTTDSFIHYPYIEGIENGLPSPNVMKIIERGEDILYIGTWGGGVTKFNIKTDTYTNFPTLDNRIYTLNFDNNGFLWAGSWGGGISIIDVDSGNIKQLSSTKNLAGGISSDTIYSLFQDNTGIFWIGTNGGGLNKLNYQKQQLNFLTYNSEEKEGLSSGKIDVIFKGKNDNLWLSIYNEGLNIYNPKTKKVKHYRQDNKDPNSISSNIIGDIYEDSIGRIWLATNDGLNIYNPDKDNFEKFTDSFIKEQGISDTYTKIAEDKENNLWIGTYFNGLLKMDLDLKNIKHYNNLSDNLTREIVVRENGDIWIGTNRGLNKYNPETNDFTHYFLDKTDIKGINNNNIRSIIEDSNKHLWIGTLGGGVMRYNDSDNTFTHFTTNNGLSSNYVMSMAETNDNQIWIGTMNGVSIINILTYEIDTITKEDGLVDMEMSEGILVDKNKVYLGSFDTLSLFEKSEKIINKYSPLVYIKSVKLGNKLVPGLNPYTDKTKMEVDYADARYITFNFVGLSYLHPLKTEYSYKLEGFDKKWSKRDPRNFALYTNLSPGRYRLLVKAVNNDNVWSYKEAQLEIVIKPPFWKTWWAYLLYIIIILVFIYLLFGFKAGMDRRKRLLELEIINKKNIDLSIRDPLTGIYNRRYLKQRFDIEIEACIVYGTPISTLMLDIDNFKIFNDTHGHLAGDKCLISVVKAVQKVLNRPDDSFVRYGGEEFCILLPRTDLEGAKIIAENIRKSVEETGIVTVSIGVYTKIPVSTDVSNKLIKCADEALYLAKKRGKNRFEIGG from the coding sequence TTGGTAAATAAAAAGTTTTATATATTTCTAATTATTTTAAAATCTTTACTATTAGAAGCAAGTGATACCCCATATATATTTGATATAATAAATAAGGAGCAGGGGCTCTCTAGTAACGCAGTCTCAAGTATTCAGCAGGATAGTAGAGGTTTTTTATGGTTAGGAACAAAGAGTGGTTTAAATTACTATGATGGTTATGAGTTTAAAGTTTTCCATAATGACCCCTTTAATGATAACTCATTAGCCCATGACCTAGTTCAAACCCTATATATAGATAAGGATGATACAGTTTGGGCTGGTACATATAATGGTATATCTCGACTTGATATAGCTACAGAAAAATTTACTAATTATGTTTATAACAGTGAAGATGAGAACTCAATTAGTAATCCAATTGTTACAGGGTTAGATAGGGACAATTTTGGTAATTTATGGATTGCAACACTAGGAGGTTTAAATAGACTAAACCTAGAAACAGGGAAGATTGTTAGATACCTTAACAATCCAGAAGACTCTACCTCACTAATGAATAATGTTGTTCGATCTGTAATGGTTGATTCCAAAAATAGAGTTTGGATAGGGAATTTATCTGGATTAGACCTTTATAATCCCACAACCGATAGTTTTATTCATTACCCATATATAGAGGGTATAGAGAATGGATTACCTAGCCCAAATGTAATGAAGATTATAGAGAGGGGGGAGGATATTCTCTATATAGGAACTTGGGGTGGTGGAGTTACAAAATTTAATATCAAAACAGATACTTATACAAACTTTCCAACATTAGACAATAGAATTTACACTCTAAACTTCGATAATAATGGTTTTTTGTGGGCTGGGTCCTGGGGTGGAGGTATATCTATTATTGATGTAGATAGTGGAAACATAAAGCAGTTATCAAGTACAAAAAATTTAGCTGGTGGAATTAGTTCTGATACTATATACTCCCTCTTTCAAGATAATACTGGTATTTTTTGGATTGGAACTAATGGTGGTGGTCTAAATAAGTTAAACTACCAAAAACAGCAATTAAACTTTTTAACTTATAACAGTGAGGAGAAAGAAGGCCTATCTTCAGGAAAAATTGATGTTATTTTTAAAGGTAAAAATGATAATTTATGGTTGTCGATTTATAATGAGGGTTTAAATATATACAATCCAAAAACTAAAAAGGTTAAACATTATAGGCAGGATAATAAGGATCCAAACTCCATAAGCAGTAATATTATTGGAGATATTTATGAAGATAGTATAGGCAGAATATGGCTTGCAACTAATGATGGATTAAATATATATAATCCAGATAAAGATAATTTTGAAAAGTTCACAGATAGTTTTATCAAAGAGCAGGGAATTTCAGATACATATACAAAGATAGCTGAGGATAAGGAAAATAATTTATGGATAGGTACATATTTTAACGGCCTATTAAAAATGGACTTAGATTTAAAGAATATCAAACATTACAATAATTTATCAGATAATTTAACTAGGGAAATTGTTGTTAGAGAAAATGGTGATATCTGGATAGGAACAAACCGTGGCCTAAACAAGTACAATCCTGAAACCAATGACTTTACCCACTATTTTTTGGACAAAACAGATATAAAAGGAATAAATAATAATAATATACGTAGCATAATAGAGGATAGCAATAAACATCTTTGGATTGGAACATTAGGCGGTGGAGTTATGCGCTATAATGATAGTGATAATACATTTACCCACTTTACAACGAATAATGGCTTAAGTAGCAACTATGTTATGTCAATGGCTGAAACTAATGACAATCAGATATGGATTGGGACTATGAATGGTGTCTCTATAATAAATATTTTAACATACGAAATAGATACAATTACTAAAGAAGATGGTTTAGTTGATATGGAGATGTCCGAGGGTATTTTAGTTGATAAGAACAAGGTGTATCTTGGATCTTTTGATACTCTATCTCTATTTGAGAAATCAGAGAAAATTATAAATAAATATAGCCCCTTGGTATATATAAAATCAGTTAAATTAGGGAATAAGTTAGTACCGGGATTAAACCCTTATACAGATAAAACAAAAATGGAAGTAGATTACGCAGATGCCCGTTATATAACTTTTAATTTTGTTGGACTTAGCTATCTACACCCTTTAAAAACTGAATATTCATACAAACTGGAAGGATTTGATAAAAAGTGGAGTAAAAGAGATCCCCGTAATTTTGCTCTTTACACCAACCTCTCCCCCGGGAGATATAGACTACTTGTAAAAGCAGTTAATAATGATAATGTATGGTCATATAAAGAAGCTCAGCTCGAAATTGTAATAAAACCACCTTTCTGGAAAACATGGTGGGCGTATTTATTGTATATAATAATTATATTAGTTTTCATATATCTACTTTTTGGTTTTAAAGCCGGAATGGATAGAAGAAAAAGATTACTTGAATTAGAAATTATAAATAAAAAGAATATAGACTTAAGTATTAGGGACCCATTAACTGGGATATATAACAGAAGATATCTAAAACAGAGGTTTGATATAGAGATTGAGGCGTGTATTGTGTATGGAACACCAATTTCAACCCTTATGTTGGATATAGATAACTTTAAAATATTTAACGACACCCATGGACACTTAGCTGGAGATAAATGCCTTATCTCCGTTGTTAAGGCTGTGCAAAAAGTATTAAACAGACCAGATGACTCATTTGTTCGTTATGGTGGTGAAGAGTTTTGTATATTACTTCCAAGAACCGATTTAGAAGGGGCAAAGATAATTGCTGAAAATATTAGAAAGTCTGTAGAGGAGACTGGCATAGTTACAGTAAGTATTGGTGTTTATACTAAAATCCCAGTTTCTACAGATGTAAGTAATAAACTTATAAAATGTGCAGATGAAGCGTTGTATCTAGCAAAAAAGCGGGGTAAAAATAGATTTGAAATAGGAGGATAA
- a CDS encoding PAS domain S-box protein, with product MLNRLGLNEKDIIGKSVQDSSLSQLLDFIKIDKLLNSGKDSIVYDSHSLNMNKETTWYHTSLQRIKSNSFGGAIILGTSIDISNIKNVELKLKRSEERFKSVINQAPIPMMISEDDGTIIYVNNSWIEVSGYTISSIPTIRDLLNIGLTNIRDNIGSTTNNASILTKGEYELICFDQEVKNWD from the coding sequence CTGTTAAATAGGTTAGGTTTAAATGAAAAAGATATAATTGGTAAATCAGTACAGGATAGTTCATTATCTCAACTCTTGGATTTTATTAAGATTGATAAACTATTAAATAGTGGAAAAGATTCCATAGTTTACGATAGTCACTCTTTAAACATGAATAAAGAGACTACGTGGTACCATACAAGTTTACAGAGAATTAAAAGTAACTCATTTGGAGGTGCTATTATATTAGGTACATCTATAGATATCTCAAATATAAAAAATGTTGAGTTGAAACTAAAAAGAAGTGAAGAAAGGTTTAAATCTGTTATAAATCAAGCACCAATACCAATGATGATATCAGAAGATGATGGAACAATTATTTATGTAAATAATAGTTGGATTGAAGTTTCTGGTTATACGATTAGTTCTATACCAACAATTAGGGATTTATTAAATATAGGATTAACCAATATAAGAGATAATATAGGTTCAACAACTAACAATGCTTCCATATTAACAAAAGGTGAGTATGAATTAATATGTTTTGACCAAGAAGTAAAAAACTGGGATTGA
- a CDS encoding nucleotide triphosphate diphosphatase NUDT15 has product MINKKPSIGTGVVVFNKYGQILMGRRVYKPEGYSLPGGHLEFGETLIECAKREVFEEVGIEIENIEIATIGENLFLDREFHSISIFLISTIKEGEILKNPEPDKCDGWSWVGLDSLPKKLSFNYDPIFKDVFKILKSYINRIIL; this is encoded by the coding sequence ATGATTAATAAAAAACCAAGTATTGGTACAGGTGTTGTTGTCTTTAATAAGTATGGTCAGATCTTAATGGGTAGAAGGGTATATAAACCGGAGGGTTATAGTCTCCCAGGTGGTCATCTTGAATTTGGAGAGACTTTAATAGAGTGTGCAAAAAGGGAAGTTTTTGAAGAAGTAGGTATTGAAATTGAAAATATTGAAATAGCTACAATTGGGGAGAACTTATTTCTTGATAGAGAGTTTCATAGTATCTCTATTTTTCTTATTTCAACTATTAAAGAGGGAGAAATATTAAAAAATCCAGAACCTGATAAGTGTGATGGTTGGAGTTGGGTAGGTTTAGATAGTTTACCAAAAAAACTCTCTTTTAATTACGATCCAATATTTAAGGATGTATTTAAGATATTAAAAAGTTATATTAATAGGATAATATTATAA
- a CDS encoding ABC transporter permease: protein MNKKSILLGISTIFVIWFLFSIIINKPIIPLPSVVIKQLFIEFSKGTIFLHLLASILRIISSLFISLTIGIPVGIITAKIKKLDSIFSPILYLLYPIPKIAFLPIIMVLFGLGNTPKIILISSILFFPITIAVRDRTKQLPKEYDYLAKVFLLTKKQILFEITLPGILPSILSAIRISIGISLSVLFFSENFATVFGIGYYIMNSWVMVDYPQMYVGIIMLSFTGLGLYLSLDIIEKKIVPWHIHLN, encoded by the coding sequence ATGAATAAGAAGTCTATTTTATTAGGTATATCAACTATATTTGTTATTTGGTTTCTATTCTCCATTATTATCAATAAACCAATAATACCTTTACCGAGTGTAGTTATTAAACAGCTCTTTATTGAGTTTAGTAAAGGGACTATTTTTTTACATCTTCTAGCAAGTATATTAAGGATAATTAGCAGCCTATTTATATCTCTTACTATTGGAATTCCAGTTGGAATAATTACTGCAAAAATCAAAAAGTTAGACTCTATTTTTTCACCAATATTGTATTTATTGTATCCTATACCTAAAATCGCATTTTTGCCAATTATTATGGTTCTTTTTGGATTGGGGAATACACCTAAGATTATTCTTATTAGTTCAATTTTATTTTTTCCTATTACAATTGCTGTTAGGGATAGAACAAAACAACTACCTAAAGAGTATGACTATCTCGCTAAGGTATTTTTATTAACTAAGAAGCAGATACTTTTTGAAATTACACTCCCAGGGATATTACCTTCTATATTATCTGCAATTCGAATAAGTATTGGAATAAGTTTATCTGTACTGTTTTTTAGTGAAAATTTTGCAACAGTTTTTGGTATTGGTTATTATATTATGAATAGTTGGGTTATGGTCGATTATCCTCAAATGTATGTTGGAATCATTATGCTAAGTTTTACAGGTCTTGGTCTGTATCTCTCTTTAGATATTATAGAAAAGAAAATAGTACCTTGGCATATCCATTTAAATTAA
- a CDS encoding adenylyl cyclase, with protein sequence MINLLNNKIFNNVFLFDSSMDMKYIENFIDNIGNKQRYDEFSLNRYTFLFKPGTYNIDITLEYYMQAVGLGKSPYDVVIIGSVQSITTTKNSNVTTMFWRSAENFTVKPRDKNEPIVWAVSQAAPYRRMNIKGDLVFDQNGWASGGYLGNSLVEGVAGTRSGQQWFTINSELGSWFGGQWNRFFIGTKGAMEENWPKEPITNVDNTEVLREKPFLTINGDGSFSLFRPSIKENSIGVSWKENNEPGNLIPLDKFYITDVNTDTSFTINKALERGKHLLITPGIYKLDEPIIINRENTVVYGMGMATLIPVYGKSVIEVKDIQGVSISGLIIDAGEVESKSLIRIGENKLSTNNFSDNPITIHDLICRVGGMLPGRAETCLEVNSNYVILDHLWLWRADHGNGVGWSDNRCSTGVIINGDHVKAYGLFVEHFQKYQTLWLGEYGKTFFYQSELPYDPPNQNSWSTKNRLGYASYKVGDHVHNHEAYGLGIYAFMGIKDNTDKNVHIDCAVETPERPGINIHHITCFSKGYGTIYNCLNSRGGSVQPGCCYYY encoded by the coding sequence ATGATAAATTTATTGAATAATAAAATTTTTAATAATGTGTTTCTTTTTGATTCATCAATGGATATGAAATACATAGAAAATTTTATAGATAATATTGGAAACAAACAGAGATATGACGAGTTCAGTTTAAATCGATATACCTTTCTATTTAAGCCTGGAACCTACAATATAGATATAACTCTAGAATACTATATGCAGGCTGTAGGCTTGGGAAAGAGCCCTTACGATGTGGTAATTATAGGTTCAGTTCAGTCGATAACTACAACAAAAAATAGTAATGTAACCACTATGTTTTGGAGATCTGCTGAGAATTTTACAGTAAAGCCAAGGGATAAAAATGAACCAATAGTATGGGCTGTATCTCAGGCAGCTCCATATAGAAGGATGAACATAAAAGGTGATCTTGTTTTTGACCAAAATGGTTGGGCAAGTGGAGGATATCTTGGCAACTCATTAGTTGAAGGTGTTGCTGGGACCAGAAGTGGGCAGCAGTGGTTTACCATTAATTCAGAACTTGGGAGCTGGTTTGGAGGTCAGTGGAATAGGTTTTTTATTGGAACAAAAGGAGCCATGGAGGAGAATTGGCCTAAAGAACCTATAACCAACGTAGATAATACAGAAGTACTAAGAGAGAAACCTTTTCTAACTATAAATGGGGATGGAAGTTTTAGTCTATTTAGACCATCAATAAAAGAGAATTCTATAGGAGTTAGCTGGAAGGAAAACAATGAACCAGGAAATTTGATACCCCTTGATAAGTTTTATATAACGGATGTAAACACGGATACTTCATTTACAATAAATAAAGCTCTAGAGAGAGGAAAACATCTATTAATTACTCCTGGTATTTATAAGCTGGATGAACCAATTATTATCAATAGAGAAAATACAGTAGTTTACGGTATGGGAATGGCAACACTTATACCTGTTTATGGTAAATCAGTTATCGAAGTAAAAGATATTCAAGGTGTATCAATTTCCGGCCTAATTATTGATGCGGGGGAAGTGGAGTCTAAAAGTTTAATCCGAATTGGAGAAAATAAATTATCAACCAATAACTTCTCAGATAATCCAATAACAATACATGACTTAATATGTAGGGTTGGAGGCATGCTTCCAGGTAGAGCTGAAACCTGCTTAGAAGTGAATAGTAATTATGTAATATTAGACCATTTATGGTTGTGGAGGGCCGATCATGGAAATGGTGTTGGATGGTCAGATAACAGGTGTTCTACCGGAGTTATTATTAATGGAGATCATGTAAAAGCTTATGGTCTTTTTGTAGAACATTTTCAAAAGTACCAAACCCTTTGGTTAGGTGAGTATGGAAAAACATTTTTCTATCAGTCAGAGTTACCCTATGACCCACCTAACCAAAATAGTTGGAGTACAAAAAACAGACTAGGTTACGCCTCATATAAAGTTGGAGATCATGTTCATAACCATGAAGCTTATGGTTTAGGTATATATGCATTTATGGGTATAAAAGATAATACTGATAAGAATGTACATATTGATTGCGCTGTTGAGACACCAGAGAGACCTGGAATTAATATCCATCATATTACATGTTTCTCTAAAGGTTATGGTACAATATATAACTGTCTAAACAGTAGAGGTGGTTCAGTTCAGCCAGGTTGTTGTTATTACTATTAA
- a CDS encoding YjiH family protein, with the protein MKTTRNILLFIIPSLVGILLFMTPVLYNGSVTIPVAILAKILLNFVGSIQREIVTILIAVSSVLSLIFTTLKPTWLKNNSFIKSIFVTTIPWLIIRVIGAIFVLLTYFNIGPEAIYSGSTGGLLLNDLLTVLFSVFIFAGLFLPLLLNFGLLEFFGTLLTKIMHPLFKLPGRAAIDCITSWLGDGTVGVMLTNSQYEDGIYTQREAAVVGTTFSAVSITFSMVVITQVGLEHLFVPFYLTTCAAGIVAAIIIPRIPPLNKKRDTFISGEEESKNDEAIPTGKHLVSYGFELSLKRVSKIKNIGSEMIHGCQIALEMLFGVLPVVMGIGTLALILAEYTPLFNILGVPFIPFLKLLQIPEAEAAAGTIIVGFADMFIPSILATSIQSELTRFIIAALSVTQLIYMSEVGALLLGSKIPVKFWELFVIFLLRTVITLPVITLLAHFVIG; encoded by the coding sequence ATGAAAACAACTAGAAATATTTTACTTTTTATTATTCCATCTTTAGTAGGAATACTCCTATTTATGACCCCGGTTCTTTACAATGGAAGTGTTACAATCCCTGTAGCCATACTTGCAAAGATTCTTCTAAACTTTGTAGGTTCAATCCAGAGGGAGATAGTTACTATCCTAATAGCTGTATCATCAGTTCTATCCCTAATATTTACTACATTAAAACCTACATGGTTAAAAAATAACTCCTTTATTAAATCAATTTTTGTAACTACGATCCCTTGGTTAATTATTCGAGTAATTGGTGCAATTTTTGTTCTTTTAACCTACTTTAATATTGGTCCTGAAGCTATTTATAGTGGATCTACAGGAGGACTACTTTTAAACGATCTATTAACTGTTCTTTTTTCAGTATTTATTTTTGCAGGACTATTTCTTCCCCTACTTCTAAATTTTGGACTACTTGAATTTTTTGGGACACTTCTTACAAAAATTATGCACCCTCTATTTAAACTACCAGGACGAGCGGCTATTGATTGTATTACATCATGGCTAGGAGATGGAACAGTAGGAGTTATGCTTACAAATAGCCAATATGAAGATGGAATTTATACCCAACGAGAAGCAGCTGTAGTTGGTACTACATTCTCTGCAGTTTCCATTACATTTAGCATGGTAGTAATAACTCAAGTTGGCCTTGAACATCTATTTGTTCCATTTTATCTTACCACATGTGCAGCAGGTATTGTAGCAGCAATCATTATTCCTAGAATCCCCCCCTTAAATAAAAAAAGAGATACATTTATTAGTGGAGAAGAAGAGTCTAAAAATGATGAAGCAATTCCAACAGGAAAACACCTTGTTAGTTATGGTTTTGAACTCTCCTTAAAACGGGTATCTAAGATTAAAAATATTGGATCTGAGATGATTCATGGCTGTCAAATTGCATTAGAAATGCTTTTTGGGGTACTCCCTGTTGTAATGGGAATTGGAACTTTAGCTCTAATCCTAGCAGAGTACACTCCTTTATTTAACATTTTAGGTGTACCATTTATACCATTTTTAAAACTACTTCAGATACCAGAGGCAGAAGCTGCTGCAGGAACAATAATTGTTGGATTTGCAGATATGTTTATTCCTTCAATTTTAGCAACTTCTATTCAAAGTGAATTAACTCGATTTATTATAGCAGCTCTTTCTGTTACACAGTTAATATATATGTCAGAAGTTGGTGCTCTTCTTTTAGGTAGTAAGATACCGGTTAAGTTTTGGGAACTATTTGTTATCTTTCTTTTAAGAACAGTAATAACTCTTCCTGTAATAACATTATTAGCACATTTTGTAATAGGATAA
- a CDS encoding hybrid sensor histidine kinase/response regulator — MERSLYLTVANDITSKKKLQKQLLEKSKLDVVGQLAGGIAHDFNNIMNGIVSSARLLQMESLHLSDKALGYVKLILKSSNRATNLTAKLLSFNRNNKTLFKPVNMNTVINEITEILFNTINKNIKIETILDAKTFIINGDENEIHNSLLNLCVNAVQAMPQGGNLKIKTGNIKYNEEFRCYDFKLDIGLYFYVEITDSGYGIGENNFSKIFEPFYTKKSHGKGTGLGLAVVHDVILEHKGAVEVESEVSKGSTFRITLPLTSDPIIEEDKGILKKGKGLILFVDDEEINRLVGNESLKALGYSVITASDGFEAVEIYKKNMNKISIVITDFMMPKMNGYEEFIKIREYNRNSKIILISGYSDNDDIRKMEKMGLNGILKKPYNLEELSELLEKVLST; from the coding sequence ATGGAACGTAGCCTCTACTTAACAGTTGCAAATGATATAACTTCTAAAAAGAAACTTCAAAAACAACTATTAGAAAAAAGCAAACTAGATGTAGTAGGTCAGTTAGCTGGGGGTATTGCCCATGACTTTAATAATATCATGAATGGGATAGTTAGTTCTGCTAGACTTTTGCAGATGGAATCCCTACATCTTAGTGATAAAGCTTTAGGTTATGTTAAATTAATATTGAAATCATCCAACCGAGCAACAAATCTTACAGCAAAACTTTTATCATTTAATCGAAATAATAAAACACTTTTTAAGCCTGTAAATATGAACACGGTTATTAATGAAATTACAGAAATACTATTTAATACCATAAATAAAAATATAAAAATTGAGACAATTCTTGATGCTAAAACATTTATTATTAACGGTGATGAGAATGAAATACATAACAGCTTGCTTAATTTATGTGTAAATGCTGTTCAAGCAATGCCTCAGGGGGGAAATCTTAAGATAAAAACAGGAAATATAAAATATAATGAAGAGTTTAGGTGTTATGACTTTAAATTAGATATAGGTTTATATTTCTACGTTGAAATTACAGATAGTGGTTATGGTATAGGTGAGAATAACTTTTCTAAAATATTTGAACCTTTTTATACTAAAAAGAGCCATGGAAAGGGTACCGGTTTAGGTTTAGCTGTAGTACATGATGTTATTTTAGAGCATAAAGGAGCTGTTGAGGTTGAAAGCGAAGTATCTAAAGGTTCAACATTTAGGATTACTCTACCTCTAACATCTGACCCTATTATAGAAGAGGATAAAGGGATTCTTAAAAAGGGGAAGGGACTTATTTTATTTGTAGATGATGAGGAGATTAACCGACTAGTTGGAAATGAAAGTCTTAAAGCCCTAGGATACAGTGTTATTACAGCTTCAGATGGCTTTGAAGCTGTAGAGATTTATAAAAAGAATATGAATAAGATCTCTATTGTAATTACAGACTTCATGATGCCTAAAATGAATGGTTATGAAGAGTTTATTAAAATACGAGAGTATAATAGAAACTCTAAAATAATACTTATTTCTGGATATTCTGATAACGATGATATTCGTAAAATGGAAAAAATGGGATTAAATGGAATATTGAAAAAACCATATAATCTTGAGGAACTTAGTGAACTATTAGAAAAAGTTTTATCTACATAG